In Brienomyrus brachyistius isolate T26 chromosome 3, BBRACH_0.4, whole genome shotgun sequence, the following proteins share a genomic window:
- the LOC125739141 gene encoding uncharacterized protein LOC125739141: MDGASPPPAIPEALLNEIDIINNANNENDEDYSAQHDSPPAAADETVAQEPCFLPSLETLRSMLNERGSEAEGGLPPSDEVAWSPADAELWEALSDTEFLLDAEEIENELGLGQFENVEQEGGGGIGDPQPDGVIQRRRFNNVQIRRILNIPHPRNEGNFREYYENVIEGFQNIVNEAIPYAAWGAYIQVTLRADFLNDELSQIVRYGEGELTDLQQLLDRLVQSNQEILNDSNLEVIVDVINIPRGGGVGNKRKLQTMLASEIISKKARHMFIINNNTNACFAINLPHLLHENFTDAEAEKLGLELQEKAGFSPDHTVALNDIINFEKIIDCKAAVYYQQPYSNNLQIYQTPTPTDGRRLVYFFLHNQHFYGIKSVKGFLGVGYVCTSCFKGFDSPHSHRCEKFCSVCQTNCKEGESTPAILCERCNFRCLNDTCFERHRTPRVCPVRGELASPCDKFRRCKACGLRYYQSPENPKPHSCKAVKCNICDAKLHTPESDISTPHLCYLNPPEKPNRGERAERGEGSKKAPERGEGSKKAPEYVFFDFETSQRSGTHIPVYVCAISDQNKTMTAEGPDCALQFLRHFRAPFYRGVCFISHYGKAFDNYIVLNAMVKEGVEPRVVSQGNKIILILDSVFEQRYIDSHSFLSMPLRKIPDAMGCSTQMRKGYFPHHFTDMENFSYVGPYPPPDQFGPDQMSGKERDKFYQWYDSVKHQTFNFHKEMIAYCKNDVEILREGCLRFLREFKTLTACDPFSAATIASAALLVYRTNFLPRDTIAIPDVWDYRRQYKSYSNVSIQWLEFIGRTRGIEIRHALRGGEVSVGRFHLDGYAEIEGEKWAFEFLGCQFHGCPTCNNEHDICPLTRESFGALYVKTREKLEALHQEFNMNVESIWEHEWAHAKTHDPQVQRFLSDFEPPEPLRPREALFGGRTSAIRLRYDVTGQERVHYVDFTSLYPYTLAKCEFPVGHPEIIHSNFKPLNEYFGLIKATVNTPRELFFPVLPSRLPNGKLVFTLCRTCAIENRQEGACGHSDAERELTGVWVSAEVNLALERGYSVVKVHEVWHFPQTSGELFRDYIKTFLKVKQQASGYPDDATDDEGRRGYIKNYLEREGIELEPDKIVSNEGKRQVSKLLLNSLWGKLAQRSNMLQTCLVSDPGEFFNFFCSDLYEISSFAFVNDEVALIRWRYKSSYKVPPGKTNIFIACQTTAWGRLTLYKELEKLGRRVLYHDTDSIVYISRPGEYEPTLGNYLGELTSELAPDEYIASWGALGPKSYCYRLNNGKTQMKCKGITLNYETCQKVNFDSMIGLIENYIGGCRNNPTIMTHYNKIERDMKSFRLFNRPLDKKVRVVYDKRRLLTSGETLPFGY, translated from the coding sequence ATGGACGGAGCATCACCACCACcggctatacccgaagccttattaaatgaaatagacattatcaacaatgctaataatgaaaatgatgaggattactctgctcaacacgactcgccacccGCGGCGGCCGATGAAACAGTGGCCCAAGAGCCCTGTTTTCTGCCATCCCTAGAGACATTAagaagcatgttaaatgaaaggggctCTGAAGCAGAAGGGGGGCTCCCCCCCAGCGACGAGGTCGCATGGTCCCCCGCGGAtgctgaattgtgggaggccttgtcagacacagaatttcttctcgatgctgaggagattgaaaatgaattggggctgggacaatttgaaaatgttgaACAGGAAGGTGGCGGTGGTATCGGTGAcccccagcctgacggggtcaTTCAGCGGCGCAGATTCAATAACGTACAGATTAGGCGGATTCTAAATATCCCCCATCCTAGAAACGAAGGCAATTTCCGCgagtactatgaaaatgtaatcgaggggtttcaaaatattgtgaatgaggcgataCCTTACGCAGCATGGGGAGCTTatatacaggtcaccctgcgcgctgactttttaaacgacgagctgtcgcaaattgtacggtatggggagggggagctgacagacttgcagcaactgctggatcgcctggtgcagtctaatcaagagattttaaacgattccaacctagaagtaatcgtagacgtaataaatatcccacgcGGCGGGGGCGTTGGAAACAAACgtaaactacagaccatgttagcttcagaaataatttctaaaaaagccagacacatgtttatcattaataacaacaccaacgcgtgtttcgccataaacttgccgcatctgctgcacgaaaacttcactgacgccgaggctgaaaagctcggcctggagttacaggagaaagcgggattcaGCCCCGACCACACAGTCGCGttgaatgacattatcaatttcgagaaaatcattgattgcaaagcagcggtgtattatcaacaaccttattcaaacaatctccaaatttaccagACACCCACACCTACCGACGGTAGACGGctggtgtatttctttttacacaatcagcatttttacggcATTAAAAGCGTAAAGGGGTTCTTAGGGGTGGGCTACGTTTGCACGAGCTGTTTCAAAGGGTTCGACTCGCCTCACAGTCATCGGTGCGAAAAGTTCTGCAGCGTCTGTCAGACTAATTGCAAAGAAGGTGAAAGCACACCGGCGATACTGTGTGAGCGGTGTAATTTCAGATGCTTAAATGACACATGCTTTGAGCGTCACCGTACGCCGCGGGTCTGCCCAGTTAGGGGGGAGCTTGCTAGcccctgtgacaagttcagaagATGCAAAGCTTGCGGGCTCAGATACTACCAAAGTCCCGAGAACCCAAAACCGCACTCGTGTAAAGCagtaaaatgtaatatctgcgacgctaaactccacacaccagaatcagacatatccaccccacatctctgctatctAAATCCTCCCGAGAAGCCTAACAGAGGGGAACGGGCCGAAAGGGGTGAGGGGAGTAAAAAGGCCCCCGAAAGGGGTGAGGGGAGTAAAAAGGCCcccgaatatgtgttttttgattttgaaacatctcagaggtcgggtACCCATATCCCGGTTTACGTGTGCGCCATCTCCGATCAGAACAAGACAATGACCGCCGAGGGGCCCGACTGCGCgctacagtttctcagacatttcagggcgCCTTTCTATAGAGGcgtctgtttcattagtcactACGGAAAGGCATTCGATAATTACATCGTACTGAACGCGATGGTGAAGGAAGGCGTGGAACCGCGTGTGGTGTCACAGGGGAATAAAATCATCCTCATCCTGGACAGCGTGTTTGAGCAAAGGTACATCGACAGTCACTCCTTTCTAAGCATGCCTTTGAGAAAAATCCCCGATGCGATGGGATGCTCGACTCAGATGCGAAAAGGCTATTTTCCGCATCATTTCACAGACATGGAAAACTTTAGTTACGTGGGGCCCTACCCCCCTCCCGATCAATTTGGGCCCGATCAAATGTCCGGCAAAGAACGcgacaagttttatcaatggtacgacagtgtaaagcaccagacctttaattttcacaaagagatgatcgcttactgtaaaaacgacgtggagattctgagagagggCTGCTTGCGCTTCCTGCGGGAGTTTAAAACGCTCACGGCTTGCGATCCCTTCTCAGCGGCCACCATCGCTTCGGCCGCGTTGCTGgtttacaggacaaatttcctccccagagatacgatcgcgatcccggatgtatgggattacaggaggcaatacaaaagttattcgaacgtgtccatccagtggctggaattcaTAGGGCGCACGCGCGGCATCGAAATTCGACACGCGCTGCGCGGGGGTGAAGTGAGTGTGGGACGCTTTCACCTAGACGGATACGCCGAGATAGAGGGAGAGAAATGGGCTTTCGAGTTTCTAGGTTGTCAGTTTCACGGCTGTCCTACCTGCAACAACGAACACgatatctgccccctgacccgcgagagcttcggtgccctgtacgttaaaacaagggaaaaactcgAGGCGTTGCACCAAGAGTTTAATATGAACGTGGAATCCATCTGGGAACACGAATGGGCTCACGCTAAAACTCACGACCCACAGGTACAGCGTTTCCTGTCAGACTTCGAGCCCCCTGAGCCCCTAAGGCCGCGAGAAGCGCTGTTTGGGGGTCGGACGTCGGCGATTCGCCTGCGTTACGACGTCACGGGGCAAGAGCGCGTCCACTACGTGGATTTCACGTCGCTGTACCCGTacactctggctaaatgtgaattccccgtggggcaccctgaaatcattcattcgaattttaagcctctgaatgaatactttggcctgatcaaagccacggtcaacaccccccgcgagctgtttttccccgtcCTACCCAGCAGACTGCCAAATGGGAAACTAGTGTTTACCCTCTGCAGGACATGCGCGATCgagaacagacaggagggggcCTGCGGGCATTCCGACGCAGAGCGGGAGCTGACAGGCGTCTGGGTCTCAGCGGAGGTCAATCTGGCTTTAGAGAGGGGCTATTCGGTGGTGAAGGTGCACgaagtgtggcattttccccagaccagcggggagctgtttagagattacattaaaacctttctcaaagtgaagcagcaggcttcgGGCTACCCCGACGACGCGACCGATGACGAGGGTCGCAGGGGGTACATAAAAAACTATCTCGAGCGTGAGGGGATCGAATTGGAGCCCGATAAGATAGTGTCTAACGAGGGGAAGAGGCAGgtgtccaaacttctgcttaactccctgtggggtaaactggcgcagaggagcaacatgctccagacatgcttagtgtctgacccgggggagttttttaattttttctgctcggacctgtatgagatttccagcttcgcgtttgtcaacgacgaggtcgccctcatccgctggcgttacaagtcttcctacaaagtgccgccgggaaagactaacatattcatagcctgtcaaactaccgcgtggggccggttgacgctttacaaagaactggaaaaattggggcggagggtgctgtatcacgacaccgacagcatcgtgtacataagcaggcctggtgaatatgagccgaccttaggcaattacctgggcgagctgacgtccgaattagccccagacgaatacattgcttcgtggggtgcgctgggaccaaaaagttactgttaccgactcaacaacgggaaaacacaaatgaaatgtaagggtataactctaaattacgaaacctgtcaaaaggtaaactttgacagtatgATCGGATTGATTGAAAACTACATCGGAGGCTGTAGGAATAACCCCACTATAATGACGCACTACAACAAAATCGAACGCGACATGAAAAGTTTTCGCCTGTTTAATAGGCCtctagataaaaaggtcagggtcgtctacgacaaacgcagattgctgactagcggggaaactctgccttttggttactga